A section of the Rhizobium sp. SSA_523 genome encodes:
- a CDS encoding MOSC domain-containing protein gives MRISALNIFPMKSARGIALEESPIDAMGLAGDRRWMLTDETGYFITQRDMPKLARLIALPTQSGLTLGLDEERLDIAIPSPDRRMEVVIWKSSVSAALADDRVNARLSHWLEREVRLVFFDDRARRVASPEWAGSEAPVAFGDGYQVLVTTTGSLAALNADMAAHGEETVGMDRFRANIVLEHDEAWAEDGWSAIAIGDVVLDLVKPCARCIMTTQDQQTGSREGASPMPAMGRIRMSGDRRVPGPLFGWNAVPRSSGHLKLGDRARVIDTREAWSIKRR, from the coding sequence ATGCGCATTTCGGCCCTGAACATCTTTCCCATGAAGAGCGCGCGCGGCATCGCGCTTGAGGAAAGCCCGATCGATGCCATGGGGCTGGCCGGCGACCGCCGCTGGATGCTGACCGATGAGACCGGTTATTTCATCACCCAGCGCGACATGCCGAAGCTGGCACGCCTCATCGCCCTGCCGACGCAGAGCGGGCTGACGCTCGGGCTTGACGAGGAACGGCTCGACATCGCCATTCCGTCTCCCGACCGGCGCATGGAGGTGGTGATCTGGAAGTCCTCGGTCTCCGCCGCGCTTGCAGATGACAGGGTCAATGCGAGGCTGTCGCACTGGCTGGAACGGGAGGTGCGGCTTGTCTTCTTCGACGACAGGGCAAGGCGCGTGGCCAGCCCGGAATGGGCGGGAAGCGAGGCTCCGGTCGCCTTCGGCGACGGCTACCAGGTTCTCGTCACCACCACCGGCTCCCTGGCGGCGCTCAATGCCGACATGGCGGCCCATGGCGAGGAAACGGTCGGCATGGATCGCTTCCGCGCCAATATCGTTCTGGAGCATGACGAGGCCTGGGCGGAAGACGGCTGGTCCGCCATCGCCATCGGCGATGTGGTGCTCGATCTCGTAAAGCCCTGTGCGCGTTGCATCATGACGACGCAGGACCAGCAAACCGGTTCGCGCGAGGGCGCATCGCCCATGCCGGCCATGGGCCGTATCCGAATGTCCGGCGACCGGCGTGTTCCGGGGCCGCTCTTCGGCTGGAATGCCGTGCCGCGATCGAGCG
- a CDS encoding HD domain-containing protein, with amino-acid sequence MNDEVSRFGFTPFDGLAETLLPQAVEAGDGAHDVAHLLRVFHNAMRIQAEEGGDAEVIAAAVLLHDCVSLPKNHPDRAISSRLAAEKAAGILSGLGWEKDRVEAVAHAILTHSFSAGLTPETREAKILQDADRLDSLGAMGIARTFYTAARMGSKLYHPGDPQAASRDLDDRAYAIDHFETKLLKLAEGFQTGAGRRLAGERHRRLVAFRDMFFDEL; translated from the coding sequence ATGAACGACGAGGTTTCCCGCTTCGGCTTCACGCCCTTCGACGGGCTGGCCGAAACGCTTCTGCCACAGGCCGTGGAGGCCGGCGACGGCGCGCATGACGTGGCGCATCTGCTGCGCGTCTTTCACAATGCCATGCGCATTCAGGCGGAGGAAGGTGGCGACGCAGAGGTGATCGCCGCTGCCGTCCTGCTGCATGATTGCGTCTCGCTGCCGAAAAATCATCCCGACCGCGCCATATCCTCACGGCTTGCCGCGGAGAAGGCCGCCGGCATCCTGTCCGGCCTAGGCTGGGAGAAAGACCGGGTCGAGGCGGTCGCGCATGCCATTCTCACGCATAGTTTTTCGGCTGGCCTCACGCCCGAGACGCGGGAGGCGAAAATCCTGCAGGATGCCGACCGGCTGGACTCGCTGGGCGCCATGGGGATCGCGCGGACTTTCTACACCGCCGCGCGGATGGGATCGAAACTTTATCATCCCGGCGATCCGCAAGCCGCCTCGCGTGACCTTGACGACCGGGCCTATGCCATCGATCACTTCGAGACGAAACTGCTGAAGCTCGCCGAGGGCTTCCAGACCGGGGCCGGCCGCCGGCTCGCCGGAGAGAGACACCGGCGGCTTGTGGCATTCCGCGACATGTTTTTTGACGAGTTATGA
- a CDS encoding DUF2339 domain-containing protein, whose translation MLELLLLVFVFALLVWHRKLSTRLQALELTVAELRGRLEDVPVAAAAAAEPRDATEALDGTLAQTPAGGTEAGALGPGDGPSAEPALDDPAKPQAADEPPLPEQRAARESFESRFGARWSVWVGGLALALGGIFLVRYSIDAGLLGPAARLTLAALFGIVLASCGEILRRGAMPRLPKAYSGAMIPGILTAAASVTLMATIFTAYGVYGFIGPTTAFLGLAGIALATLLLSLLHGQGLAGLGLAASLLTPALVATDAPDIAFLFGYLSLVWLAAAAAARIRRWHVLPVLANIGLTLWVIAYAVNTPFLDPVPPGVALMVLVAGTAFLWPGRAFETAEGTRLETVPLDPTKAPSAEDLVQAAGTSADLPSEPPSEPPAEPSAAAPSGWRRLRSLLTRRPRAIVWSASACVFFGLLCLVVLATPGPTHPVMMLTAVTGTLAALGAGRRAGAIPAVTSAVTAILGIGIILLIQPIALSTPPVSEAGSGSFLAVSPSVLGALTLGAIFTVCGLIFLRRKGPEDPDLAALWALLAALVPVTLAALTFLTEGKLGRDWLHGLYGLAIGSALILSVELASRKGRLPALAGDLLIAGSFAAFTFSLHALTHGLTTTLAVAALGFAYVLAASIRSWRGLPFAMVLAAVVVGARIAWEPTIVGPEALAKTPVFNALLAGYGIPAALLILSCWLLRHWPGRRALNALQGLAALSGLLTLSILVRHAMNGGVLTEHVPTLGEQSIHTLLLVGASGLLMTLDLKSPSMTFRYGSMLAGVIATINILFVHLFMLNPFFTNEPIGTWPLVNLLLPGYLLPALGFAGLALYARDKRPQLYVVMLALSGAVLAFAWATLSVRWFWHGSMIGDWKGFLQGETYTYSVVWLLIGVGLLALGSRLDARTLRLASAGLVLISVCKVFLIDMSNLEGILRALSFIGLGGVLIGIGMFYQRILARSNRVSPPAGDTA comes from the coding sequence ATGCTCGAACTTCTTCTGCTGGTCTTTGTGTTCGCCTTGCTCGTCTGGCACCGGAAGCTGTCGACACGCCTCCAGGCTCTGGAACTCACGGTTGCGGAACTGCGAGGCCGACTCGAGGACGTGCCTGTTGCGGCGGCCGCAGCGGCCGAGCCGCGCGATGCGACGGAGGCTCTTGACGGGACCCTTGCCCAGACCCCGGCCGGAGGAACAGAGGCAGGCGCGCTGGGTCCCGGAGACGGGCCATCCGCAGAACCCGCCCTGGACGATCCGGCCAAGCCGCAGGCCGCGGACGAGCCCCCTCTCCCTGAGCAAAGAGCGGCCCGCGAGAGCTTCGAAAGCCGGTTCGGCGCCCGCTGGAGTGTCTGGGTAGGTGGACTTGCGCTGGCGCTGGGCGGCATATTCCTCGTGCGCTATTCGATCGATGCCGGACTTCTGGGGCCGGCCGCACGGCTTACTCTTGCCGCCCTCTTCGGGATTGTGCTCGCTTCGTGCGGCGAAATCCTGCGGCGCGGCGCCATGCCCCGCCTGCCAAAGGCCTATTCCGGCGCGATGATCCCCGGCATCCTCACCGCCGCCGCCAGCGTCACGCTGATGGCCACGATCTTCACGGCCTATGGCGTTTACGGCTTCATCGGCCCGACCACCGCTTTTCTGGGGCTGGCCGGTATCGCGCTTGCCACGCTGCTGCTCTCCCTGCTGCACGGCCAGGGCCTTGCAGGGCTGGGACTTGCCGCTTCGCTTCTGACGCCGGCACTTGTCGCCACGGACGCGCCCGATATTGCTTTCCTGTTCGGCTATCTTTCCCTGGTCTGGCTTGCCGCGGCGGCGGCGGCACGCATCCGCCGCTGGCATGTGCTGCCGGTGCTGGCCAATATCGGCCTGACCCTCTGGGTCATCGCCTATGCCGTCAATACGCCATTTCTCGATCCGGTACCGCCGGGCGTCGCGTTGATGGTGCTGGTGGCCGGCACCGCCTTTCTCTGGCCTGGACGCGCCTTCGAGACGGCGGAGGGCACGCGTCTCGAGACCGTGCCGCTTGACCCCACAAAGGCACCGTCTGCCGAAGATCTGGTGCAGGCGGCCGGAACGTCTGCCGATCTCCCTTCCGAGCCCCCTTCCGAACCCCCTGCCGAACCCTCTGCGGCCGCGCCGAGCGGCTGGCGACGCCTGCGGTCTCTCTTGACCCGCCGGCCGCGCGCCATCGTCTGGTCGGCCTCGGCCTGCGTCTTCTTCGGCCTGCTTTGCCTGGTCGTGCTCGCAACACCCGGCCCGACGCATCCGGTCATGATGCTCACGGCGGTCACGGGAACGCTGGCCGCGCTCGGCGCCGGACGCCGCGCCGGAGCCATTCCCGCCGTCACCTCTGCCGTCACCGCCATTCTCGGGATCGGCATCATCCTTCTCATCCAGCCGATCGCCCTTTCGACACCGCCGGTCTCGGAGGCTGGGTCCGGCTCCTTCCTGGCTGTCTCGCCAAGCGTGCTCGGCGCCCTCACCCTCGGGGCCATCTTTACGGTCTGCGGCCTGATCTTCCTGCGCCGCAAAGGGCCGGAGGATCCCGATCTTGCGGCGCTCTGGGCGCTTCTGGCCGCCCTTGTTCCGGTCACCCTGGCGGCCCTCACCTTCCTGACCGAAGGCAAGCTCGGCCGCGACTGGCTGCACGGGCTCTACGGGCTGGCGATCGGCTCAGCGCTGATCCTCTCGGTCGAACTGGCAAGCCGCAAAGGGCGGTTGCCGGCCCTTGCCGGCGACCTCCTGATTGCCGGCTCCTTTGCGGCCTTCACCTTCAGCCTCCATGCCCTCACCCATGGGCTGACAACGACGCTCGCCGTGGCAGCGCTCGGCTTTGCCTATGTTCTGGCCGCCTCGATCCGGTCCTGGCGCGGCCTCCCCTTCGCCATGGTCCTTGCCGCCGTGGTGGTCGGCGCCCGCATTGCCTGGGAACCGACGATCGTCGGGCCGGAGGCGCTCGCCAAGACGCCGGTGTTCAATGCGCTTCTCGCCGGTTACGGCATTCCGGCTGCGCTTCTCATCCTGTCCTGCTGGCTGCTGCGCCACTGGCCGGGCCGGCGCGCCCTCAATGCGCTGCAGGGGCTGGCGGCTCTGTCCGGCCTGCTCACCCTCTCGATCCTCGTCCGCCACGCCATGAATGGCGGCGTCCTGACGGAGCATGTTCCGACGCTCGGGGAGCAATCGATCCATACCTTGCTGCTGGTCGGTGCCTCCGGCCTGCTGATGACGCTGGATCTGAAGAGCCCGAGCATGACGTTCCGCTATGGATCGATGCTGGCCGGCGTGATTGCGACCATCAATATCCTCTTCGTGCATCTGTTCATGCTCAACCCCTTCTTTACCAATGAGCCGATCGGCACCTGGCCGCTGGTCAATCTTCTTTTGCCCGGCTATCTGCTGCCGGCGCTCGGCTTTGCTGGGCTTGCCCTCTATGCCCGCGACAAGCGGCCCCAGCTTTATGTCGTGATGCTTGCCCTTTCCGGCGCTGTCCTGGCCTTTGCCTGGGCGACGCTATCGGTACGCTGGTTCTGGCATGGCTCGATGATCGGGGATTGGAAAGGCTTCCTGCAGGGCGAGACCTATACCTATTCGGTCGTCTGGCTGCTGATCGGCGTCGGCCTGCTTGCGCTCGGCTCGCGACTCGATGCAAGAACCTTGCGTCTTGCCTCGGCGGGACTCGTGCTGATCTCCGTCTGCAAGGTCTTTCTGATCGACATGTCGAACCTGGAAGGCATATTGCGCGCCTTGTCCTTCATCGGACTGGGCGGCGTGCTGATCGGCATCGGCATGTTCTACCAGCGCATTCTGGCGCGCTCCAACCGGGTGTCTCCGCCCGCCGGTGATACAGCATGA
- a CDS encoding ABC transporter substrate-binding protein, with the protein MLTRRLFAKLPAFAALALTAGLAAPALAETPVKFTLDWKFEGPAAGFLLALDKGYFKAEGLDVTIDTGNGSVEAIPRVATGAYQMGFGDINSLIKFLDEDSSQKIKAVMMVYERPTFAVVGRKSLGVTDDPKSLEGKKLGAPPPDGAFAQWKAFKQAAKIDDSKITIESIGFPVREPMLAKGDVDGVFGFAFSVILNLKKQGIKDEDIATILMAEHGLNLYGNAVLVNTDFAEKNPDAVKGALKALSKGFADAVAKPQEGVEAVLKRNETLDSDIELERLNMANAMNIKTPYVIENGFGGVDMGRLGASIDTLKISMGLKGNVKAEQVFDPSYLPAKAERMLP; encoded by the coding sequence ATGCTGACCCGTCGCCTTTTTGCCAAGCTTCCGGCTTTTGCCGCTCTCGCTCTGACCGCCGGACTGGCCGCGCCGGCGCTTGCCGAAACGCCCGTCAAATTCACGCTCGACTGGAAATTCGAAGGCCCCGCCGCCGGCTTCCTGCTGGCGCTCGACAAGGGCTACTTCAAGGCGGAAGGCCTTGATGTCACGATCGATACGGGCAATGGCTCGGTCGAGGCCATTCCGCGGGTCGCCACCGGCGCCTACCAGATGGGGTTCGGCGACATCAATTCGCTGATCAAGTTCCTGGATGAAGATTCCAGCCAGAAGATCAAGGCCGTGATGATGGTGTATGAGCGCCCCACGTTTGCGGTTGTCGGCCGCAAGTCGCTCGGCGTGACGGATGATCCGAAATCCCTGGAAGGCAAGAAGCTGGGCGCCCCGCCGCCGGATGGTGCCTTTGCGCAGTGGAAGGCCTTCAAGCAGGCGGCCAAGATCGACGACAGCAAGATCACGATCGAGAGCATCGGCTTCCCGGTTCGCGAGCCCATGCTGGCCAAGGGCGATGTCGACGGCGTCTTCGGCTTTGCCTTTTCGGTGATCCTGAACCTCAAGAAACAGGGGATCAAGGATGAGGACATCGCCACCATCCTGATGGCGGAACACGGATTGAACCTCTACGGCAATGCCGTTCTGGTAAATACCGACTTCGCGGAAAAGAACCCGGACGCCGTCAAGGGCGCTCTCAAGGCCCTGTCGAAGGGCTTTGCCGATGCGGTGGCCAAGCCGCAAGAGGGTGTCGAAGCCGTTCTGAAGCGCAATGAGACGCTGGACAGCGATATCGAGCTTGAGCGCCTCAACATGGCCAATGCCATGAACATCAAGACGCCTTATGTGATCGAAAACGGCTTCGGCGGCGTCGACATGGGGCGCCTTGGCGCTTCCATCGACACGTTGAAGATTTCGATGGGGCTGAAGGGCAATGTCAAGGCGGAGCAGGTCTTCGATCCGAGCTATCTGCCGGCCAAGGCGGAGCGCATGCTGCCGTAA
- a CDS encoding ABC transporter ATP-binding protein, whose translation MAHLVSIDNVDMRYGGAAGTLAVAGLTMRVDKGDFAAVVGPSGCGKSTLMKLVTGLHIPQTGVVIVGGQQVTKPVSIVGMAFQNPTMLPWRTTLDNILLPLEIVERHRHRLRANKREYVEKAEFLLETVGLKGFGSKFPWQLSGGMQQRANLCRALIHEPDLLMLDEPFGALDAFTREELWCVIRDLHAAQGVTIILVTHDLREAVFLADKIFVMSARPGRILKEHPVPFARPRALDVMYEKQFNDMVHELHGEIASARVTA comes from the coding sequence ATGGCCCACCTCGTGTCCATCGATAATGTCGATATGCGCTATGGCGGCGCCGCCGGCACGCTGGCCGTGGCCGGCCTGACCATGCGGGTCGACAAGGGCGATTTCGCGGCGGTCGTCGGCCCGTCCGGCTGCGGCAAGTCAACCCTGATGAAGCTCGTCACCGGCCTGCATATTCCTCAGACGGGCGTCGTGATCGTCGGCGGTCAGCAGGTGACCAAGCCGGTCTCCATTGTCGGCATGGCCTTCCAGAACCCGACCATGCTGCCCTGGCGAACCACGCTCGACAACATCCTCCTGCCGCTCGAAATCGTCGAACGGCATCGTCATCGCCTGCGCGCCAACAAGCGGGAATATGTCGAAAAGGCCGAATTTCTTCTGGAGACGGTCGGGCTGAAGGGTTTCGGGTCGAAATTCCCCTGGCAATTGTCAGGTGGCATGCAGCAGCGCGCCAATCTTTGCCGCGCGCTCATTCACGAACCGGATCTCCTGATGCTGGACGAGCCCTTCGGCGCGCTCGACGCTTTCACCCGCGAGGAATTGTGGTGCGTGATCCGCGACCTGCACGCTGCCCAGGGCGTGACGATCATCCTCGTGACCCACGATCTGCGGGAGGCGGTGTTCCTGGCCGACAAGATCTTCGTCATGAGCGCAAGGCCCGGACGCATTCTGAAGGAGCACCCCGTACCTTTTGCGCGGCCGCGCGCGCTGGATGTCATGTATGAGAAGCAGTTCAACGACATGGTGCATGAACTGCACGGGGAAATCGCCAGCGCAAGGGTGACGGCATGA
- a CDS encoding ABC transporter permease encodes MSIVSDNPAGMTPARRPMLARMNWIAAAPWLYTIALFLFWELLVIALDMPPTILPAPSDVFAAIVKYWSPIWKNSIQTLYTTTLGFAIAVMAGLGLGLFIGWSKTIYAGLYPLMIGFNAIPKVALVPILVIWFGIGTVPAVLTAFLISFFPIVVNVATGLATIEPETEDVLRALGARKMDIMLKVGIPRSMPYFFGSLKIAITLAFVGSVVSETVASNYGLGNMMSSAQSQFNVPLVFAGLLMLAVEGIAMYALMAWLERRMTGWAHRSTMAQ; translated from the coding sequence ATGAGCATCGTTTCCGACAATCCCGCCGGCATGACACCCGCCAGGAGGCCGATGCTGGCCCGGATGAACTGGATTGCCGCAGCACCCTGGCTCTATACCATCGCGCTGTTCCTGTTCTGGGAACTTCTGGTCATCGCGCTGGACATGCCGCCGACAATCCTGCCGGCGCCCAGCGACGTCTTCGCAGCGATCGTCAAATACTGGTCGCCGATCTGGAAGAATTCCATCCAGACCCTCTATACGACGACGCTCGGCTTTGCGATCGCGGTCATGGCGGGGCTCGGCCTCGGCCTGTTCATCGGCTGGTCCAAGACGATCTATGCCGGGCTCTATCCGCTGATGATCGGGTTCAACGCCATCCCCAAGGTCGCGCTGGTGCCGATCCTCGTCATCTGGTTCGGCATCGGAACCGTGCCGGCGGTGCTGACGGCCTTTCTGATTTCCTTTTTCCCGATCGTCGTCAATGTCGCGACAGGGCTTGCAACGATCGAGCCGGAAACGGAGGATGTCCTGCGGGCGCTCGGCGCGCGCAAGATGGATATCATGCTGAAGGTCGGCATTCCCCGCTCCATGCCGTATTTTTTCGGCTCGCTGAAGATCGCCATCACGCTCGCCTTTGTCGGCTCTGTGGTGTCCGAGACGGTGGCCTCCAATTACGGTTTGGGCAATATGATGAGCTCGGCGCAGAGTCAGTTCAACGTGCCGCTCGTCTTCGCCGGGCTCCTGATGCTCGCCGTGGAGGGAATTGCCATGTATGCGCTGATGGCTTGGCTGGAAAGACGGATGACCGGCTGGGCGCACCGCTCCACCATGGCCCAATAG
- a CDS encoding mechanosensitive ion channel family protein, whose protein sequence is MEDQASEFVVATQAALAQLTALAVQYSFSVLGAVILLAVGWFASGLFGRWAKQGLGRIHGIDATLAQFFSNIIRYAVLVIVIVMVLGQFGVQTASILAALGAIGLAIGLALQGTLQNIAAGIMLLVLRPFRVGEYIDTGSVNGIVQEIGLFATELKTYDGLYRLAPNSLLWNVPVTNYSRLSTRMHDFKVGIAYEDDIEKAIAILLELANKDERVLQDPPPAAFVMDLGDSAVILALRYWANSNVWWMTSRDMTKRTKEAFDAAGISIPFPQVTYHNSEKVAPPEDKPTLELV, encoded by the coding sequence ATGGAAGATCAGGCATCCGAATTTGTGGTTGCGACGCAGGCAGCCCTCGCCCAGTTGACGGCCCTGGCCGTGCAATATTCCTTTTCCGTTCTCGGCGCAGTGATCCTGCTGGCCGTCGGCTGGTTCGCCTCCGGTCTGTTCGGCCGCTGGGCCAAGCAGGGCCTCGGGCGCATTCACGGCATCGATGCGACGCTGGCGCAGTTCTTTTCCAACATCATCCGCTATGCGGTGCTGGTCATCGTCATCGTGATGGTCCTCGGCCAGTTCGGCGTGCAGACGGCCTCGATCCTCGCCGCCCTGGGCGCCATCGGCCTGGCCATTGGCCTGGCGCTGCAGGGCACGCTGCAGAATATCGCCGCCGGCATCATGCTGCTGGTGCTGCGGCCGTTCCGGGTCGGGGAATATATCGATACCGGCAGCGTCAACGGGATCGTCCAGGAGATCGGCCTGTTCGCCACCGAATTGAAGACCTATGACGGTCTGTACCGGCTGGCCCCCAATTCGCTGCTGTGGAACGTGCCGGTGACCAATTACAGCCGCCTGTCCACCCGCATGCATGATTTCAAGGTCGGCATCGCCTATGAGGACGATATCGAGAAGGCGATCGCCATCCTGCTCGAGCTTGCCAACAAGGACGAGCGGGTGCTGCAGGATCCGCCCCCCGCCGCTTTCGTCATGGATCTGGGAGACAGCGCCGTCATCCTGGCGCTGCGCTACTGGGCAAACAGCAATGTCTGGTGGATGACCTCCCGCGATATGACCAAGCGCACCAAGGAGGCTTTCGATGCGGCGGGCATTTCCATCCCCTTCCCGCAGGTGACCTACCACAACAGCGAGAAGGTCGCACCGCCAGAGGACAAGCCGACGCTCGAACTGGTCTAG
- a CDS encoding DMT family transporter gives MHELQKTKPQHATAGIVLMIAGVACLCVNDGIAKTLTTGYSPVQIMFLRNIIALPFAALIAWKAGGRAALRSHRPVAHLLRGFVWMAATVLFFTSIMNLGLAEATALIFVAPLFITAVSALFLGEHVGWRRWLAVLVGFIGVIVVVRPGSAAFQPASMLAIGTAFVYGLLMLSARFVDPRESVWTLLLYLTGVGSLLSGLLAPFFWTPVAAGDLWLFLSIALFGTAGMTMITQAFRLSPAVVIAPLDYTALIWATLIGWLFWNEIPDAMTFVGAAIIIASGIVIIFREAAIDKKEAT, from the coding sequence ATGCACGAGCTGCAAAAGACCAAGCCGCAGCACGCCACCGCCGGCATCGTGCTGATGATCGCAGGCGTTGCCTGCCTCTGCGTCAATGACGGGATCGCCAAGACGCTCACGACCGGCTACTCGCCGGTGCAGATCATGTTCCTGCGCAATATCATCGCTTTGCCGTTTGCCGCATTGATCGCCTGGAAGGCCGGCGGCAGGGCGGCCCTGCGCTCGCATCGGCCGGTCGCCCATCTTCTCAGGGGCTTTGTCTGGATGGCGGCCACGGTGCTGTTCTTCACCAGCATCATGAATCTCGGCCTTGCCGAGGCCACCGCCTTGATCTTCGTCGCACCGCTGTTCATCACGGCCGTATCCGCGCTCTTTCTCGGCGAACATGTTGGCTGGCGCCGCTGGCTTGCGGTGCTGGTCGGCTTCATCGGCGTGATCGTCGTGGTGCGGCCGGGCTCTGCCGCCTTCCAGCCGGCCTCCATGCTGGCAATCGGCACGGCCTTCGTCTATGGCCTTCTGATGCTGAGCGCACGCTTCGTCGATCCGCGCGAAAGCGTCTGGACGCTTCTGCTCTATCTGACCGGCGTCGGCAGCCTGCTGAGCGGCCTCCTGGCGCCCTTCTTCTGGACCCCCGTTGCGGCCGGCGATCTCTGGCTGTTCCTCAGCATCGCCCTGTTCGGCACCGCCGGCATGACCATGATCACCCAGGCCTTTCGCCTGTCACCGGCGGTGGTCATCGCACCCCTGGATTACACCGCGCTGATCTGGGCGACGCTGATCGGCTGGCTGTTCTGGAACGAGATCCCCGATGCCATGACCTTTGTCGGCGCGGCGATCATCATCGCCAGCGGCATCGTCATCATCTTTCGCGAAGCCGCGATCGACAAGAAGGAAGCGACTTGA
- a CDS encoding tyrosine phosphatase family protein: MGSIIVCPLASIAEIAVRHRATDMVSLIANGQDFHRPGVIRAERHLTLRMNDIAFAGTGDLVAPSEDHVAQLIGFAQSWDRAAPLVVHCWMGVSRSPAAALIVALALHPDQDEVALATRLRAVAPHATPNARLIEIGDRALGRNGRLSAAIKSIGRGAETDGRASFVLPLTA; encoded by the coding sequence ATGGGTTCCATCATCGTCTGCCCGCTCGCCAGCATTGCCGAAATCGCCGTGCGCCACCGCGCCACGGACATGGTGAGCCTGATCGCCAATGGCCAGGATTTCCACCGGCCGGGCGTCATCCGCGCCGAGCGGCACCTGACCCTCCGGATGAACGATATCGCCTTTGCCGGCACGGGCGATCTCGTCGCCCCGAGCGAAGATCACGTCGCGCAGCTGATCGGTTTTGCGCAGAGTTGGGACCGGGCGGCACCGCTTGTCGTTCACTGCTGGATGGGCGTCTCGCGCTCGCCTGCCGCGGCACTGATCGTCGCCCTTGCACTTCATCCCGATCAGGATGAAGTGGCCCTGGCCACCAGGCTGCGGGCCGTGGCGCCGCATGCGACGCCGAATGCGCGGCTGATCGAGATCGGCGACCGGGCGCTTGGCCGCAATGGACGGCTGAGTGCCGCGATCAAATCCATCGGCCGCGGCGCCGAAACCGATGGCCGTGCGAGTTTCGTCCTGCCCCTGACGGCTTGA
- a CDS encoding HD family hydrolase codes for MLSGRRLDLLDPSPLDVEIADIAHGLARVARWNGQTRGDHAFSVAQHSLIVEQVFRLANPTASALDLCMTLLHDAPEYVIGDMISPFKAVVGGGYKTVEHRLEAAIHLRFGLPPHPSRELKTKIKKADTIAAYFEATELAGFSQEEARRFFGTPRGITREMLAVEPMAATEAQSCFLLRFAELDRARREAAG; via the coding sequence ATGCTGTCAGGCCGCCGCCTCGACCTGCTCGATCCCTCTCCGCTCGACGTCGAAATTGCCGATATCGCCCATGGCCTGGCGCGGGTTGCCCGCTGGAACGGCCAGACGCGTGGCGATCATGCCTTTTCCGTCGCGCAGCATTCGCTGATCGTGGAACAGGTCTTCCGCCTGGCCAATCCCACGGCAAGCGCGCTCGATTTGTGCATGACCCTGCTGCATGACGCGCCGGAATATGTGATCGGCGACATGATCTCGCCATTCAAGGCTGTGGTCGGCGGCGGCTACAAGACGGTGGAGCACCGGCTGGAGGCGGCCATCCATCTGCGGTTCGGCCTGCCGCCGCATCCCTCGCGCGAGTTGAAGACGAAGATCAAGAAGGCGGATACGATTGCCGCCTATTTCGAAGCCACCGAACTGGCCGGCTTTTCCCAGGAGGAAGCACGCCGCTTCTTCGGCACGCCCCGCGGAATCACCCGCGAGATGCTGGCGGTGGAGCCGATGGCCGCAACGGAGGCGCAGTCTTGTTTCCTGCTGCGCTTTGCGGAACTGGACCGGGCCAGGCGGGAGGCCGCCGGCTGA
- a CDS encoding folate-binding protein YgfZ has product MPSIHLSDRSLIDIAGADAQGFLHNLITTDVEGMPEGEARPGALLTPQGKILFDFLIWRHLEGFRLECDTAQQEALIKRLSMYKLRAAVTLAPAGTGVLVVWGEEAKHAQGVIDLAFQKAGILVKRQAGGPQADEVQPVAAQAYNRLRIQAGLALAGQDYPLQDAFPHDVTLDLNGGLSFRKGCYVGQEVVSRMQHRGTARRRLVQVAAQSPLPAPGTEITAGGKPLGSLGTVDGAQGLAIVRIDRVGEALAAEMPILAGGMEIALTLPAWTGLAFPTEPAEGHP; this is encoded by the coding sequence ATGCCTTCAATCCACCTGTCTGACCGAAGCCTGATCGATATCGCCGGCGCGGATGCGCAAGGCTTCCTGCACAACCTGATCACGACGGATGTCGAGGGTATGCCGGAAGGCGAAGCGCGGCCTGGCGCCCTCCTGACGCCTCAGGGCAAGATCCTCTTCGACTTTCTGATCTGGCGCCATTTGGAGGGTTTCCGCCTGGAATGCGACACCGCCCAGCAGGAAGCGCTGATCAAGCGGCTGTCTATGTACAAGCTGCGCGCCGCCGTCACGCTTGCGCCGGCGGGCACCGGCGTGCTTGTCGTCTGGGGTGAGGAGGCGAAGCATGCGCAAGGCGTTATCGATCTGGCCTTCCAGAAGGCGGGTATTCTCGTCAAGCGCCAGGCCGGCGGGCCGCAAGCCGATGAGGTGCAGCCTGTCGCGGCTCAGGCGTATAATCGTCTGCGCATCCAGGCAGGCCTTGCCCTGGCCGGTCAGGATTATCCGTTACAGGATGCCTTTCCCCATGACGTGACGCTGGACCTCAATGGCGGGCTTTCCTTCCGCAAGGGCTGCTATGTCGGGCAGGAGGTTGTCTCGCGCATGCAGCACCGCGGCACGGCCCGCAGACGTCTCGTGCAGGTCGCCGCACAGTCGCCGCTTCCCGCACCGGGCACAGAAATTACCGCCGGCGGAAAGCCGCTCGGCAGTCTCGGCACCGTGGATGGTGCACAGGGCCTTGCGATCGTGCGCATCGACCGGGTCGGGGAAGCGCTTGCCGCCGAAATGCCTATCCTTGCCGGCGGGATGGAGATCGCGCTGACCCTGCCCGCCTGGACCGGGCTTGCCTTTCCCACCGAACCGGCCGAGGGGCATCCGTGA